From the Lathyrus oleraceus cultivar Zhongwan6 chromosome 3, CAAS_Psat_ZW6_1.0, whole genome shotgun sequence genome, the window GCGAAACCGATTTCCAATTTCAATCGTAACCGTCAATTTCGTTGACTTAGGTACCGTTTCTCACAATTCAATTTTATTGTCATATACCAAAACATCAAATACATATATAGTATAGTTTCATTTTAATCGTTTTTTTTTTCGCTTTTTGATTTGATCTGCAGAGTGAGAAAAAGCGCAAGCGAAAGCGATTTTTCAAGAGTTTTGAAACCCTAGCGAAGTGAGAGAGAGTAGTTTTTGTTGTGTGAATTGTGATGATCGTTCTATGATGATGAATTCATCGAACGGTAATATGACACCGTCTTCTTCTTCATCGGCTCCTACACAGTCACAAGGTCTCAAAACCTATTTCAAAACCCCTGAAGGAAGATATAAACTTCAATTCGAGAAATCTCACCCTGCTGGTCTTCTTCAATTCAATCATGGCAAAACCGTTTCTCTGGTTTTTCATTCAAcatctctttttctttttttgaatTTTAATTTAGTATATTTATTTGTTACAATCTGTTTTGTTCAATTGTGTTTCTTCAAATTTTTGATTAGTTTCTAGGGTTTGTTTTTTAGTTGTTTCTGATTTTGACTCAATTTTATGTTTTTGATTTGTCTTTTCTAAATTCGATTCCGGGCGATTTTGATAGTCTCACCTAGTCTTTTTTCACTTTCTGCATTAAGTTCTGTATGTAATTTTATTGTGTTCTATAGCTATTTTGTAGAATTGGGTTTGGTCAATAATTTTATTGCTTTTTTAGATGGATTATATTGTGGTTTTTTTTTCTTCCTTTCTTTCTATTAGAAATTGTGGAGTCAATGGAAAGTTGTATTAATATATGAGCACGtcgttggtttgattgatgagCAGGTAACATTGGCACATCTTAAGGAGAAGCCAGCGCCTTCAACTCCGACTGCCTCGTCTTCGAGTTTCAGTGCCAGCAGTGGGGTACGGTCAGCCGCAGCTAGACTGTTAGGAGGAAGTAATGGAAGCCGGGCGCTTAGTTTTGTTGGTGGAAACGGTAGTAGCAAAAGCAATGGAGTGACCGGTAGGATTGGTTCAATTGGGACCTCGAGTTCAAGTAGTTCTGTGGCTAATCCTAATTTTGATGGGAAAGGGTCTTACTTGGTCTTCAATGCCGGGGATGCAATTTTGATAAGTGATTTGAATTCTCAAGACAAGGTATAGTTGTTGGGTTTTGATGCGTTTTAAGTATTCTGGGTTAGCTTCATTCAAGGTTTCTTGTTGTGTGTAGGACCCCATAAAGTCTATCCACTTCAGTAATTCAAATCCTGTGTGCCACGCATTTGATCAGGATGCTAAGGACGGGCATGATTTGCTCATAGGCCTGTTCTCCGGCGATGGTAAATAAGTGTTAACTGACatttaaatttgaattttcatttcagTATGGGAATTTAATATTTATGAGTTTATTGTCCCTGTGTATTATTGTAGTCTACTCAGTGTCACTGAGACAGCAATTACAGGATGTTGGCAAGAAGATTGTTGGGGCCCACCATTACAACAAAGATGGTATTCTCAATAGCAGGCAAGCTTTGGTGATCTCATCTATTGTGATATTTTAACTATGAGTGATTAGTGTTAGTTTTCTCAAAATTGTTGCATGACCCTAAATTGTGCAAGGGCAAGGAGTACTTATTTCTATTAGTGttgacacacacacacacagcTGCCAGGGGGCCAAATGTAGATTAAGTCACTATCGCATACACTTTTTTTCCTTTAGATTCCTGTTTGTTGATTGAGTGTGTCATGTCAGTTTACTAGAGTCAATTATAAGGAGAAAAATAGGCTGTTAAGGTTGTCATCGGATGGTTGGATTGGACTTCGATAATCTTGTACCCGGAATGTCACTCCATAATCAAAATGAATAGGTTATTCATTTATTCTAGTTATAGTGGCTTTTAATAGTGAACTGTGTATATGATCAATATAAGTTATATATGATAGTTTTCTGCAAACAAGCCCATTGATAGAGTAAAGTAGTTGGTTGGAATGATAGTGGACAGTTCTGTCATAAACTTTTTCTACCAAAACTACTGTTTCTTAAGGGTTCTATGTGAGCAGTATCCTGAAGGTTAAAAAGGAAATCGTATCACTTTGTAGTTTGTATAATAAACTTGTTCCATAATCAAAATGAATAGGTTATTCATTTATTCTAGGTAGTGGACAGTTTTCTCTTAAAAAAATTTCTACCAAAACTTCTATTTCTCAAGGGTTCTATATGAGCAGTGTCTTGAAGGTTAAAAAGGATATCACATAACCGTAGTTTGTATAAACTTGTTGAGACATGAGTTTACGTTTTACTTGTATATTTTAGAGGTAATTACCTTGACAGAAATCTCTCTGTTGTATGAATGAAGGTTTTAATATAACCATGATTTAGCTATCTGTGTTATTTAATGGGGGTGGTAGTATGTTTTCCAATGTTTGTCTTGTAGATATAGCCATGTTCATGCCATCTTTTTGTAATATTTTATACAAAAAGAAATTTCAATATGGATGATAATTATATTTAGCATTTTGGTGACAATAAATGGTTATTCTTGAAGAGGATTTATTCTTTTTAAATCTGGTGATTTTTATGTATTGGGGTGTTGATCAAATCTAGAAGCTTGTTAGTTTTTAGGTTAGATAGAAGCTAGGAATCAAGCCAAACATGAGCCAGTTGATGTTTCTGGCTAAGGGAAATTTTATACAATGTTGATCTCATTGACTTCTATGATTATATTCTTGAGATTGAGTAATAGAAAAGTTAGATGTCATTTCTCTAAACTGTGATGTTTTATTAATTTCTCCAGGTTCCCTTGTAGAACTTTAATGTTGTTGGAATGTTATTATGTTATAAACACTAATTGGAATCTATCTTTGATGCATTTTGGTTTAAACAGTCGTTGTACATGTATTTCTTGGGTGCCTGGAGGTGATGGTGCTTTTGTTGTTGCTCATGCTGATGGGAACTTGTACGTATATGAAAAGGCAAGACTTAGTTGTGAAGAGAGAAGCTAGCGTCATGGTTCCcttattttgatattttttatggTGAGTTTAGCAGCAGAATTATTTACCCTTTTCTTTCCTATTTCAGAATAAAGATGGTGCAGGCGATACTTCATTCCCAATCCTCAAAGATCCAACTCAGTTTTCTGTTTCTCATGCACGGTACAGTAAGGTAATGAGTTTGATATTGGTTTCGTTTCTTGACAAAATGCTAATATGCTACTTCTATATATGTCTTTTGGCTCTACCTTTTATAACCTTGCTGTAgttaaatttatattttttagTAATGACTGTCTAGCTCTCTAATTATGCACCTTTCTCGCCGGTCATTTGATTGATTGCAAAATACAACACATTTAAGGCATACCTTGTTGTTGTATGCCCTATCATTTATACATTTTTTAAAAATTGGCTTTTACAGAGTAATCCAGTCGCGAGATGGCATATATGCCAGGGTTCAATTAACAGTATTTCTTTCTCAGTGGATGGGGCATACTTGGCAACTGTTGGACGAGATGGTACGTCTTTTACACCTTGCCATTCTCATTGTATGTTCTCTATCTATTTCTTTTTCTCTGATTTATTTCTCCATGCATCCAGGTTACTTGCGAGTGTTTGATTATGCAAAAGAACACCTTATATGCGGCGGGAAAAGTTATTATGGTGGTTTATTATGTTGTGCTTGGAGGTGAGTTATGTTTGGTTTTGGTCAATTTGTTAGAGATTGACATGTTTGGATTTGTTTCTCATTTTCTCTCTAGAACTTGTAAAAGAATGATTACATATACGTAGCTCGTTATTATCTGTTTTACTTTTAAAAATGTTTTATACAAAGTTTGAGAAAACAAACCCCATCACAAAATCCCTGCTTTGGCAGCATGGATGGGAAGTATATTTTAACGGGAGGAGAAGACGATTTAGTTCAAGTTTGGAGCATGGAAGATCGCAAAGTTGTTGCATGGGGTGAGGGACATAGTTCATGGGTAAGTTGCTTGGTAATATTGAGTTGGCGCATTATCCTACCATAATGTTGATTTAGTTTACGTCAAATGCTGTGACAGGTCAGTGGAGTGGCTTTTGATTCATATTGGTCATCACCAAATTCAAATGACAATGGAGAAACAATTATGTATCGATTTGGTTCAGTTGGTCAGGTACCCGGacaaatttttttattaaaacttTCCCATTTCTTTGTGTAGCTTGGATTCTGCTTAAAATTTTACAAATGATTCCTTCTTATTGGCATCGGTTATGATTGACAGATGGAAATGAAATTATTGTATCTGCATACCTAGAAGTTGACTGATTACTATTTGGTTTTGAATTTGTTGAAAGAGTGGTATGATGGGGAAATGTTTAGATTCAATCATGGATTTCAAATGTTTGGGTCttttttttaatagttttatATTCGATAATGCTCTGAAAAATGAATGTGATTAAATGTTAGTTTTAAAGATAATTTATCATTTTATTCCTTTCACTCTTAAAAGTTATTAAATTCGAAAATTTATACTTGAAATACTAatttatttctctttcatttcCCTACAAATCCCTTCATCTAGACACACTCATAATTTGTCTACCAAAATAAGTTAATGGTAAGTTTTTTTTTTGAAGCATGGTAGTATTATCTAGAAAACTAATGTTGGTAAGATAGTCGAACCCTCTCGTTCCCAACTAAGATGGAGAGGGAAAAGACTTAACTGTCTGTACTGTAACCTCATTTACAATATGATGCCTTATAATCATAATCAGTTGCAAGTGACTGTTATTGTTTGGAGATGTACATTGAATCGTTTACATTATGAAAATGGGTTTTTTCTATAGTTTCTCAACTTTGTCTATGTATATATGCCAAACTCTTATTCATGAATTTTGGAACTAAGATATTATGTTGGTCAGGACACGCAATTGCTTCTATGGGACCTGGAAATGGACGAGATTGTAGTGCCCTTGAGGCGCCCCCCTGGTGGATCCCCAACTTTTGGATCCCCGACTTTTAGTGCTGGAAGTCAGTCATCCCATTGGGACAATGCAGTCCCATTGGGTACCTTGCAACCTGCTCCTAGTATGCGGGATGTTCCAAAAATATCTCCGCTAGTTGCACACCGGGTGCATACCGAGCCACTTTCTAGCTTGGTATTTACCCAGGAATCTGTACTTACAGCCTGCCGGGAGGGTCACATCAAAATCTGGACAAGACCTGGCATAGCCGAGAGCCAGCCAAGCAACACCGAAACTTTGTTAGCTACCAGTCTCAAGGAGAAGCCTTCACTTTCTAGCAAGATCAGCAGTTCTAGCTACAAACAATAACTAAATCTTAATCTAAAGGGAGTTTTAAGCAATTTTTTTTTTATGGTTTGTTTATCTTTTTTCCGGCTGGTTTAGTTTTAACATCTTGATTTAAGTAAAGATGAACCAGCTAGTTTATTGTATATTCAGTTATTAACGGATGAGCATGCCATTGATAGAACTAAGAGGATGGGCGGGAGAGTTCTCTCCGACCGCCTCCTGTAATTACAAAACGGCTGTTACTAGGATATCTGATTAGTGATTACAGGAATAATGTGAAATTGGTCCTTTGAGATCGGTACTTTTGAAGTGCATACATACAAGCCATTGTTTGTTGTTCTTACTTGTATACTAAGTAATTTGTATTGCACAAATCTGGGAAGTGAACTGTGTTTGCTGTCAAGTCATTGTTGGGGCTAGTATTTGAACGATTCTAGGGAAGTTTTGATTGCTTAATGGAGCATGTCCTAAAATGTGATTGAATATGAATGCTTATGGTATCAAAATTTCACAAAAAAGGTTAAATATGTTTTCGATCACTAAAGTTGGTCAATTTGATCTTGCTTCtataaaattattatttgtttttAGTGCTTGCATTTAGAATGTGTTCTCATTAGCAGTTTGGTATTACTAGTCTTTTATTAGAGTTTTGTATTTTAGGGACTGAAATTAATAATTCTATTTGATAGATCAGATACAATTGTTATCAGCATTATAGTAATCAAAATGGTATCTCACGTCATTGACTTTGGATAACATGGCCAATATAAAAAATTATCTTTTGGTGTCAATGGTAGACGCAACGCAAGTGCTTATCCATCTCTTTCAAAGCTGAGGTATAGGGGATATATCATTTTTATTTGACCAAAGGTGACTGGTGTGTCTAGAAGTAATTTCGCTCTCACTATCAAAATAATGAGTTTCGTTATTTGCTGTAAAGATATAGATCTATGTCGTGCTCCCTAAAAACACTGTTTCTTATTCAGATTCAAATTAGAAAATATATGAGTATGGTTTGTCGATTCTAAGTAAGATTTTACAACTAAATAGATTGGGAGCGTGCATGGGTAGGGTGGACCATTGTTTCCATAAGCAATATTAGCTTTGTGGGCTTGGTTTATTCTTCAATCATGATATTCTTGAGGTTATCCATCTTCAGTGGTGTCTTGATCCCGAAAATTTTATTTCGTACCTCTATATTTAGCCTCATACACctacaattttttaaaaatttcaattctacccttaattggttttaatcagtttaccatttcatttttaccattcagttgaaaCTTTCAAAAATTACACGTTTCACCCTCGCACTGAAACTCTTGAaaaaagacttccggtatgtattttttCTAAATCGGAAGACTTCACAAATGACTTCCGGAACACACAAAGCAATGAACCGGAAGTCTTCAAGCAAGAGTTCCGGTTCTTTAAGAAAAAAGTCACGTTCCAGAAGACTTTTTGAAAGAGTTCCGGTAAACAAAGTTAcacataccggaactctttgaAGAAATGTTCCGGTTTGTGTAATATGTGTTCCGGAACTCTTTCAAGAAGTGTTCCagtttgcttttttttttttatttaattcttttttattttttttattttgcaggaatggaaaatcttccccaaatatgtgtagatactactgATGCGTTTATAACGACTGAAATATTTTgtacacgagaagaggttatcagatggattaaagatgttagaatcgataataaagtaactgttattatcagtcgttcagatactgaaacagagaagagagggagaagtaacaaattaatatttgattgtgataaaggtgggaaacacaagagtactgatagtggtacccaaagtgcgtccaagaaatgtggatgcTCATTTAAAATTAGGTCGACTCCGGCGAAATAtggatctggttggaagattgatgtaaaatgtgagttacataatcatggtttacctgatagattagaaggtcattcctttattggtaggttgaccacagatgagaagcaacatgtcgctgatttgacaaagagacatgtaccacctagacacatattgctttccttgcaagaccgagatcctgagaatgtcactcggattacgcaagtatacaagcataaaagtgtgatacaaaaagagataagaggtcctagaagtgagatacaacatctgtttaagcttattgaggatgcatGCTATGTctattggagtagaaaaaaggatgactcggaagttgtgagagagatattttgggcacatcctgattcagttaagttgttgaatatttttccgactgtgttagttatggataacacctacaagacaaacaaatatagacaacctttgtttgaaattgttggcatgacatcaaccgagttaacttttgctgttgcatttgcgtatatggagtctgagcagatcgagaatttttgctgggtattggagaaactaaaagagttgtttgtgaagaaagacatgtgtccacaagtgattttgacagatatagatcttgctttgatgaaagcaattgaaattgtgtttcccaggtcgattaatttgctatgtagatttcacattaacaaaaatgttggtgtcaaatgcaaacaacatgtggtgaatgacctgcaaaagacgatagacacattatggatgaaagttgtttgggctagtgatgaggttgagtatggtcaacggttgcatcaacttgagcaaacatgtgttgattatagtggatttattaattatgtgaaagacacatggttgactccacataggcatagatttgttggagcatggattagtcgagtgctacatttgggtaacacaacgactaatcgGCACGTCTTATAATTTTTTATGTGTTACTTTATATGTGATATTTTTTCTAtgtattttttatgtgttattttcaatatttttagggttgaatctgctcattggaagttaaagcagatgttaggaaacagtataggtgacatggtcaaatgttgggaagctatgaataacaacttgaggttacaactggaaaacattagagcttcttttcaaaagagtttttacgaagttgagcacgcgcacataagtcccttttatggttatttgcgtggttccgtatctcgagctgctttgagacgtattgctgaagagttattgagagttgattataTTGGAGCTAACAGACAAATATGTGattgtactcttagaacatcttataggttaccttgtgcttgtgagttaggaagatacacactaggtggtataccgatacccattgatgttgttcatgttcattggaggaaactaactatggaagttgagttagaggtaggtgcagatgatggatcagaggtggatatgacttGTGCAATGGATGAATTGTGGAAAcgatttaggtcattagatgttattgggaaaagggcattaaagagtagggtatgtgaactagcatacccaacaatgactccattgtgtccaccacctgagaaactaaaaaccaaaggaggagtgaagaagaaagggaaaaaaccagcagaatatgatgtttatagggacccttcgtatcatgagtatgttgataaggcatctcaatcatcacaaaggcaatctcaaccatcacagacttcgaagaagttaaaattatcaaagaagcaaccacaattcatttttcaatttcctaatcatattaggtcatacattaaagatgtagttaatgttgaatcagatggtaattgtggatttagagtcattgcatggatatggtgaggatggttggccaatggtttgcagagagttggggttggaaataatagacaaggataggtcaactttgtatgacaagttattttctaatcggttgtcagaagtgagagaatctttgatgatagaatcttttggttcacagccacctgaaaaatggttgactctaccagatatgggttacttgatagcgaatctctataatgttgtacttgtctgtttaggcaatccgtgcatgactttctttccgatgacaagttcacattcaccaaatgtctctatttattgcattgattttgttaaccacaatcattgggttcaggtacgtattttgtatgacaagttattttaTATGATTTAATATTTTACTTATTTCACTTAATATTTTATAtgacttaatattttaattatttcactttatcaggttaacatgaaagaggggttttcgttgccaccggtcacattagattTGAGGAAATTTCGTTCTCATACAACAATTACTTGGATGTTAGGATTTACAGGACGTCTAcaacattggcaattacttacacttgtattagcatgaatatgtactcaaaacatgaatatgtaatcaaaacatgaattttatattatgtctattatattcagttctaaaacttaatacataaatcaatgtgaacgagaaatatgcaaagcttcaaataaatcagcaaactgtggatcttcctcttcggcattaacctgtctcagatagcgatgaatcaatgtagatacacgagcccaatTAGGATCAGATGGTCTGGCGTCATATACAAGAACTGGTACCTCTCTTGGATCgtcacgatggggagggaccaaccgtggatgcgaaacacaataataccattccagataaccatcttctacatcagatggagtggtggccaGGGTAGTTGGACGGATCACAGTGGTAACACTCTGATGGTAACcaatccaatcaacatcaatatccgtcgccatcatacaatcaagaggtgaggatggaacatactgcttgtacccgaactgacgtaaacatctgtcaggcaagtatggaataactgtgtcaccccacttcaaacagcCCATGTAGAGACATATCTCATCAAACAGACgccatgctctatgatcctcaaatggacgCCATATGACGTCGGCAGGTGTCACCTCGTCCAAAATAGGTCATAACTCATCAACCTTCAGAACTCCTTGCCTATacgaccatctcatcgctcgggGAAGACCACAATTATCAGCTGGTttccaattctcccctctttttcca encodes:
- the LOC127125814 gene encoding uncharacterized protein LOC127125814, coding for MMMNSSNGNMTPSSSSSAPTQSQGLKTYFKTPEGRYKLQFEKSHPAGLLQFNHGKTVSLVTLAHLKEKPAPSTPTASSSSFSASSGVRSAAARLLGGSNGSRALSFVGGNGSSKSNGVTGRIGSIGTSSSSSSVANPNFDGKGSYLVFNAGDAILISDLNSQDKDPIKSIHFSNSNPVCHAFDQDAKDGHDLLIGLFSGDVYSVSLRQQLQDVGKKIVGAHHYNKDGILNSSRCTCISWVPGGDGAFVVAHADGNLYVYEKNKDGAGDTSFPILKDPTQFSVSHARYSKSNPVARWHICQGSINSISFSVDGAYLATVGRDGYLRVFDYAKEHLICGGKSYYGGLLCCAWSMDGKYILTGGEDDLVQVWSMEDRKVVAWGEGHSSWVSGVAFDSYWSSPNSNDNGETIMYRFGSVGQDTQLLLWDLEMDEIVVPLRRPPGGSPTFGSPTFSAGSQSSHWDNAVPLGTLQPAPSMRDVPKISPLVAHRVHTEPLSSLVFTQESVLTACREGHIKIWTRPGIAESQPSNTETLLATSLKEKPSLSSKISSSSYKQ